A single window of Selenomonas sputigena DNA harbors:
- the bioD gene encoding dethiobiotin synthase, producing MGKALFITGTGTDIGKTYVTGLIVKRLKEAGLRTGYYKAALSGAETSADGSLLPGDALHVARTAALAEDEAIVSYIYRDAVSPHLAARIENRPIDFGKVERDFRAAKERFDYLTVEGSGGIICPLRWDEHEHVVLDDLAVRLGLSALVVADAGLGTINAAVLTAEHLKMRAIPLKGFIFNNWQAGDVMQEDNKKMVEEMTGAPVVACVAKGAEELPLAAAALAALYD from the coding sequence ATGGGAAAAGCATTGTTCATCACGGGAACGGGAACGGACATCGGCAAGACGTATGTGACGGGACTCATCGTCAAGCGCCTGAAGGAGGCGGGACTTCGCACGGGCTACTACAAGGCGGCGCTGTCGGGCGCTGAGACGAGCGCGGACGGCTCGCTTCTGCCCGGCGATGCGCTTCATGTCGCACGCACGGCGGCTCTGGCAGAAGATGAGGCAATCGTTTCTTATATTTATCGGGATGCCGTCTCGCCGCATCTCGCCGCGAGAATCGAAAATCGTCCGATCGACTTCGGCAAGGTTGAGCGTGATTTTCGCGCGGCGAAGGAGCGCTTCGACTATCTGACGGTCGAGGGCAGCGGCGGCATCATCTGCCCTTTGCGCTGGGACGAGCATGAACACGTCGTGCTCGACGACCTCGCCGTGCGCCTCGGGCTTTCGGCTCTCGTCGTCGCCGATGCGGGACTCGGCACGATCAACGCCGCTGTCCTGACCGCCGAGCACTTGAAGATGCGGGCCATTCCCCTGAAGGGATTCATCTTCAACAACTGGCAGGCGGGAGACGTCATGCAGGAGGACAATAAGAAGATGGTCGAGGAGATGACGGGCGCGCCCGTCGTCGCGTGCGTCGCGAAGGGGGCAGAGGAATTGCCGCTCGCGGCGGCGGCGCTCGCCGCGCTGTACGACTGA
- a CDS encoding type II toxin-antitoxin system RelE/ParE family toxin: protein MKHNIQYSPKAEGDLDEIWDYISSELCNPRAAQNTINRILDRVDQLGDFPQLGAALSSVIDVESEYRFLVCGNYIVFYHEAPRGQAKGADRLARLL, encoded by the coding sequence ATGAAGCATAATATCCAATATTCTCCGAAAGCCGAAGGTGATCTGGATGAAATTTGGGACTATATCTCTTCTGAATTGTGCAATCCCCGAGCGGCGCAAAATACGATAAACCGCATACTGGATCGCGTGGATCAGCTGGGGGATTTCCCGCAACTCGGCGCAGCGCTTTCTTCCGTGATCGATGTAGAAAGCGAGTATCGTTTTCTTGTTTGCGGCAATTATATAGTGTTTTACCATGAAGCCCCAAGAGGTCAAGCCAAAGGCGCAGACCGATTGGCTAGGCTTCTGTAA
- a CDS encoding type II toxin-antitoxin system prevent-host-death family antitoxin gives MKAAANIGKKSRRRRRCDRRLFAVEFTVEFYNKRRYAKDRRREGAAMPNIKPISDLRNYGEVLRDVAVGSPVFLTKNGRGRYAIVDLEDYEKTKAALRLMKELFQGKISGDERGWRTSADVRAHFQRKINEA, from the coding sequence GTGAAAGCTGCCGCAAATATTGGAAAGAAAAGCCGCCGTCGCAGAAGATGCGACAGGCGGCTTTTTGCTGTCGAATTTACGGTTGAATTTTACAACAAAAGAAGGTATGCTAAAGATAGAAGAAGGGAGGGGGCGGCTATGCCTAATATCAAACCGATTTCTGATTTAAGAAATTACGGCGAGGTGCTTCGTGACGTAGCTGTCGGTTCGCCAGTTTTTCTTACAAAGAATGGGCGCGGTCGATATGCGATTGTTGATTTGGAGGATTATGAAAAAACGAAGGCAGCATTGAGGCTCATGAAAGAACTTTTTCAGGGGAAAATATCTGGAGATGAAAGAGGCTGGCGTACGTCTGCAGATGTGAGGGCGCATTTTCAGAGGAAAATAAATGAAGCATAA
- a CDS encoding DNA topoisomerase 3 encodes MRLYIAEKPSMGREIAKCLEGPVRSHDGWLETAEGAVTWGFGHILRQKEPEEYSEKYKFWRTEDLPIVPAEWQLVVAPSAARQFRIVKDLIARADEIVHAGDPDREGQLLIDEVLDFVGNEKPVKRILLNALDEKSIREANADLRENSDFYALKQSALARARADWLIGMNLSRAYTLAARRAGHKKLVLPVGRVKTPTLALVVRREREIEGFKPVDYFEIRAKFRHADGDFIAVWKPREEEPGLDREGRLVDEAAAQARLAGFAEPPADGRVTELHRAKKTEGQRLPFSLSSLQVLAGRKYGYEPQLVLDTAQKLYEKKLTTYPRSDSEYLPLNQRKDASAILAHLRDGDDAALSHWAGGADAKIKSRAWNDKKVTAHHAIIPTCVHARLGTLTETEANIYRLIAQAFIAQFYPEHVYEKTRAALDYHGEAFAVNGRREIQAGWRAIYRTAKKGAGEEADAGDADGEEEEGGVLPPLKKGDAVTYLSGALKKRATKPPPRFTPATLLQGMKEIHKYVLDPEAKKRLKDVYGIGTEATRAAIIDDLIKRRFLSAKGKKKLLYPTDTAYLLVDALPDDLVYPDATALWEDKLHSMADGEGTLEEFLSAQVAFTRRLVAKALDAKIERGGEHPCPRCQNGVLVKRRGKNGDFWGCSNYPRCRMSCDDKEGKPDLDSRALRATSARSAPSRAGQKDVRPARSFGAPALSEEEMAAFLAEYAPLPSAQEMMNSPLDSKKGAGKAKAIVE; translated from the coding sequence TTGCGGCTCTACATTGCGGAGAAACCGAGCATGGGGCGCGAGATTGCCAAGTGCCTCGAAGGCCCTGTGCGCTCGCACGACGGCTGGCTGGAAACGGCGGAAGGCGCGGTGACGTGGGGCTTCGGTCATATCCTGCGACAGAAGGAGCCGGAGGAGTACAGCGAGAAGTACAAGTTCTGGCGCACGGAGGATCTGCCCATCGTGCCCGCCGAGTGGCAGCTCGTCGTCGCGCCGTCGGCAGCGCGGCAGTTCCGCATCGTCAAGGATCTCATCGCGCGTGCCGATGAGATCGTCCATGCGGGCGACCCCGACCGCGAGGGGCAGCTTTTGATCGACGAGGTGCTCGATTTCGTCGGCAACGAAAAGCCCGTCAAGCGCATCCTTCTGAACGCGCTCGACGAGAAGAGCATCCGCGAGGCGAATGCGGATCTTCGCGAGAACAGCGACTTCTACGCGCTCAAGCAGTCGGCGCTGGCGCGTGCCCGCGCCGACTGGCTCATCGGCATGAATCTTTCGCGCGCCTATACGCTCGCGGCACGCCGCGCGGGGCACAAGAAGCTCGTCCTGCCCGTGGGCAGGGTCAAGACGCCGACCTTGGCGCTCGTCGTGCGCCGCGAGCGCGAGATCGAGGGCTTCAAGCCCGTCGATTACTTCGAGATTCGCGCGAAGTTCCGCCATGCAGACGGGGATTTCATAGCCGTCTGGAAGCCGCGCGAGGAGGAGCCGGGGCTTGACCGCGAGGGAAGGCTCGTCGACGAGGCGGCGGCACAGGCGCGTCTTGCGGGTTTCGCCGAGCCGCCTGCAGACGGGCGCGTGACGGAGCTGCATCGCGCGAAGAAGACGGAGGGGCAGCGGCTGCCGTTTTCGCTTTCATCGCTTCAGGTGCTCGCGGGCAGGAAGTACGGCTACGAACCGCAGCTCGTGCTCGATACGGCGCAGAAGCTCTACGAGAAGAAGCTCACGACATACCCGCGCTCGGACTCGGAATATCTGCCGCTGAACCAGCGAAAGGATGCGTCCGCGATCCTCGCGCATCTCAGGGATGGCGACGATGCGGCTCTGTCGCATTGGGCGGGCGGCGCGGACGCGAAGATCAAGAGCCGCGCATGGAACGACAAGAAGGTGACGGCGCACCATGCGATCATTCCGACGTGCGTGCACGCGCGGCTCGGGACGCTCACGGAGACGGAAGCGAACATCTACCGCCTGATCGCGCAGGCGTTCATCGCGCAGTTCTATCCCGAGCATGTCTACGAAAAGACGCGTGCGGCTCTCGACTATCACGGCGAGGCGTTCGCCGTGAACGGGCGGCGCGAGATTCAGGCGGGCTGGCGTGCCATTTACCGCACGGCGAAGAAGGGCGCGGGCGAAGAAGCTGATGCGGGCGATGCAGACGGCGAGGAAGAAGAAGGCGGCGTCCTGCCGCCCTTGAAGAAGGGCGACGCCGTGACGTACTTGAGCGGCGCGCTCAAGAAGCGTGCGACGAAGCCGCCGCCGCGTTTCACGCCGGCGACGCTTCTGCAGGGCATGAAGGAGATCCACAAGTACGTGCTCGATCCTGAGGCGAAGAAACGCCTCAAGGACGTCTACGGCATCGGCACGGAGGCGACGCGTGCGGCGATCATCGACGATCTCATCAAGCGGCGCTTCCTTTCGGCGAAGGGCAAGAAGAAGCTGCTCTATCCGACCGATACGGCGTACCTCCTCGTCGACGCCCTGCCCGACGATCTCGTCTATCCTGACGCCACGGCGCTTTGGGAGGACAAGCTGCACTCGATGGCAGACGGCGAGGGCACGCTCGAAGAGTTTCTGTCGGCGCAGGTCGCTTTCACGCGCCGCCTTGTGGCGAAGGCGCTCGACGCGAAGATCGAGCGCGGGGGCGAGCATCCGTGCCCGCGCTGTCAAAACGGCGTCCTCGTGAAGCGCCGCGGCAAAAACGGCGACTTCTGGGGCTGCTCGAACTACCCGCGCTGCCGCATGAGCTGCGACGACAAGGAGGGAAAGCCCGATCTCGACTCGCGTGCACTGCGGGCAACGTCGGCGAGGTCTGCACCGTCTCGCGCAGGTCAGAAAGATGTGCGCCCTGCCCGCAGTTTTGGTGCACCTGCGCTTTCGGAGGAGGAGATGGCGGCGTTCCTCGCCGAGTATGCGCCGCTGCCGTCCGCACAAGAGATGATGAATTCCCCTTTGGACAGCAAAAAGGGAGCAGGAAAAGCAAAAGCGATTGTAGAATAA
- the pfkA gene encoding 6-phosphofructokinase, which produces MISTIGVVTSGGDSPGMNAAARAVVRTAISEGVRIFGVYGGYTGLLDGDIKELSTRSVSDLIQRGGTFLGTGRSKRFHTEEGRKAAMEKLKEHGIEGLVVIGGDGSLTGAAHLSRHGMPIVGLPATIENDVWGTDYTIGADTAANTVLEAINKLRDTASAHRRIILIEVMGKKSGWLAMMAGVAGGAEYVLVPEVKYDLDEICTEIMDAYEAGKKYSIIVVAQGAGSAVEMGKFIGETTKIDTRVSVLGYIQRGGAPTVEDRMKASLLGERAALALMSGASDIVFGFDMGKVVSINLHDAVTNRKTLDPEIVRLARVLA; this is translated from the coding sequence ATGATCAGTACGATTGGTGTTGTGACTTCGGGCGGTGACAGCCCGGGCATGAATGCGGCGGCGCGCGCCGTCGTGCGCACGGCGATTTCCGAGGGAGTAAGGATTTTCGGTGTCTACGGCGGCTATACGGGGCTTTTGGACGGCGACATCAAGGAGCTTTCGACGCGCAGCGTCAGCGACCTCATTCAGCGCGGCGGCACGTTCCTCGGCACGGGGCGTTCCAAGCGCTTCCATACGGAGGAGGGGCGCAAAGCGGCGATGGAAAAGCTCAAAGAGCATGGCATCGAAGGCCTTGTCGTCATCGGTGGTGACGGCAGCCTCACGGGCGCGGCGCATCTCTCGCGCCACGGCATGCCGATCGTCGGTCTGCCGGCGACGATTGAAAACGACGTCTGGGGCACGGACTACACGATCGGCGCCGACACGGCGGCGAACACAGTTCTGGAGGCCATCAACAAGCTGCGCGACACGGCGTCGGCGCATCGGCGCATCATCCTCATCGAGGTCATGGGCAAGAAGTCGGGCTGGCTCGCGATGATGGCGGGCGTCGCGGGCGGCGCTGAATACGTCCTCGTGCCCGAGGTCAAGTACGATCTCGATGAGATCTGCACGGAAATCATGGACGCTTACGAGGCAGGCAAAAAGTACAGCATCATCGTCGTGGCGCAGGGTGCAGGCTCTGCCGTTGAGATGGGCAAGTTCATCGGCGAGACGACGAAGATCGATACGCGCGTATCCGTCTTGGGCTACATCCAGCGCGGCGGCGCGCCGACGGTCGAGGATCGCATGAAGGCGTCGCTTCTCGGCGAACGCGCGGCTCTCGCGCTGATGTCGGGCGCAAGCGACATCGTCTTCGGCTTCGACATGGGCAAGGTCGTGAGCATCAATCTACATGACGCCGTGACGAACCGCAAGACGCTCGATCCCGAGATCGTGCGCCTCGCACGCGTTCTCGCCTGA
- a CDS encoding diaminopimelate decarboxylase family protein: MTEKVFPISRERLEEIIEQYPTPFHIYDEKAIRENFRRFKRAFSWAPNFTEHFAVKAAPNPRLLQILHEEGAGTDCSSIAELLLSEAAGVKGEEIMLTSNDTPAEEFQKARELGAIINLDDISHIDYLEKCAGFPDCLSFRYNPGPLIEGNDIIGKPTEAKYGLTHHQIFDAYKIAREKGVKRFGLHTMVISSELRNEAFLFTAELMFNLAVEIKKRLGISLEFINLGGGFGIPYRPEEEAIDVERVGSGIEALYKKIIEPAGLAGLAIKAESGRYITGPYGWLVTTALHEKKTYKDYIGLDACMANLMRPALYGAYHHITVVGKEDAFCDHIYDVTGSLCENNDKFAIDRKLPKIDIGDRIVIHDTGAHGHAMGFNYNGKLRSAELLLREDGSVELIRRAETLDDYFATLDIPGGLMK; the protein is encoded by the coding sequence ATGACAGAAAAAGTTTTCCCCATAAGCCGCGAGAGGCTTGAGGAAATCATCGAACAATATCCGACACCCTTTCACATCTACGACGAAAAGGCCATTCGCGAGAACTTCCGCCGCTTCAAGCGAGCCTTCTCGTGGGCGCCGAACTTCACCGAGCACTTCGCCGTCAAGGCAGCGCCAAATCCGCGCCTCCTGCAGATTCTGCACGAAGAGGGCGCGGGCACGGACTGCAGCTCCATCGCCGAACTGCTCCTCTCCGAGGCCGCCGGCGTCAAGGGCGAAGAGATCATGCTGACCTCGAACGACACGCCCGCCGAGGAATTCCAGAAAGCGCGCGAACTCGGCGCCATCATCAACCTCGACGACATCAGCCACATCGACTACCTCGAAAAGTGCGCGGGCTTCCCCGACTGCCTCTCCTTCCGCTACAATCCCGGCCCGCTCATCGAAGGCAACGACATCATCGGCAAGCCGACCGAGGCGAAGTACGGCCTTACGCACCACCAGATCTTCGACGCCTACAAGATCGCACGCGAAAAGGGCGTCAAGCGCTTCGGCCTGCACACCATGGTCATATCGAGCGAGCTTAGGAATGAAGCCTTCCTCTTCACGGCGGAACTCATGTTCAACCTCGCCGTCGAAATCAAAAAGCGCCTCGGCATCTCGCTCGAATTCATCAACCTCGGCGGCGGCTTCGGCATTCCCTACCGCCCCGAAGAAGAAGCCATCGACGTCGAGCGCGTCGGAAGCGGCATCGAAGCGCTCTACAAGAAGATCATCGAGCCGGCGGGACTCGCAGGCCTCGCCATCAAGGCAGAATCCGGCCGCTACATCACGGGACCCTACGGCTGGCTCGTCACGACGGCGCTGCATGAAAAGAAGACGTACAAGGACTACATCGGACTCGACGCCTGCATGGCGAACCTCATGCGCCCCGCGCTCTACGGCGCGTATCACCACATCACCGTCGTCGGCAAGGAAGACGCCTTCTGCGATCACATCTACGACGTTACAGGATCACTCTGCGAAAACAACGACAAATTCGCCATCGACCGCAAACTGCCGAAGATCGACATCGGCGACCGCATCGTCATCCACGACACCGGCGCACACGGCCACGCCATGGGCTTCAACTACAACGGCAAGCTCAGAAGCGCGGAACTGCTGCTCCGAGAAGACGGCAGCGTCGAACTCATCCGCCGCGCCGAAACTCTCGATGACTACTTCGCCACCCTCGACATCCCCGGCGGTTTGATGAAGTAG
- a CDS encoding diaminopimelate dehydrogenase gives MKIAILGYGNLGRGVECAVRENGDMELVAVFTRRDPKDVKIQTEGVPVLRVEDIEAWKDKVDVLILCGGSATDLPGQTPKYAKLFHVVDSFDTHAKIPAHFAAVDQAAKATNHVAVISVGWDPGLFSLARVYANAVLPNGKDYTFWGRGVSQGHSDAIRRIAGVKDAKQYTIPVVKALAAVRRGDNPELTTREKHTRECFVVLEEGADAAKVEKEIKEMPNYFADYDTTVHFITEEELKASHSGLAHGGFVIRTGATGLHGEHKHAIEYSLKLDSNPEFTTSVLLAYARAAYRLAQEGFAGCKTVLDIAPAYLSPLSAEELRAKLL, from the coding sequence ATGAAAATTGCCATTCTCGGCTACGGAAACCTCGGGCGCGGCGTGGAGTGCGCCGTGCGCGAAAACGGCGACATGGAGCTTGTCGCCGTCTTTACGCGACGCGATCCGAAAGATGTGAAGATCCAGACGGAGGGTGTGCCCGTCCTCCGCGTTGAGGACATCGAGGCATGGAAGGACAAGGTTGACGTGCTGATCCTCTGCGGGGGCAGCGCGACGGATCTGCCTGGGCAGACGCCGAAGTATGCGAAGCTTTTCCATGTCGTCGACAGCTTCGATACTCATGCGAAGATTCCCGCGCACTTCGCTGCCGTAGATCAGGCGGCAAAGGCGACGAATCATGTCGCCGTCATTTCCGTCGGCTGGGACCCCGGGCTCTTCTCGCTCGCGCGCGTCTATGCGAATGCCGTCCTGCCGAACGGCAAGGATTACACTTTCTGGGGGCGCGGCGTCAGCCAGGGGCACTCCGACGCCATCCGCCGCATCGCAGGCGTGAAGGATGCGAAGCAGTACACCATCCCCGTCGTCAAGGCGCTCGCCGCCGTGCGGCGCGGCGACAATCCCGAGCTTACGACGCGCGAGAAGCATACGCGCGAATGCTTCGTCGTCCTCGAAGAGGGCGCGGACGCAGCGAAGGTCGAGAAGGAAATCAAGGAGATGCCGAACTACTTCGCCGACTACGATACGACCGTGCACTTCATCACGGAAGAGGAGCTGAAGGCAAGCCACAGCGGCCTTGCACACGGCGGCTTCGTCATCCGCACGGGTGCGACGGGGCTTCATGGCGAGCACAAGCACGCGATCGAGTACAGCCTGAAGCTCGACTCGAACCCCGAGTTCACGACGAGCGTTCTTCTCGCGTATGCAAGGGCGGCATACCGCCTCGCGCAGGAGGGCTTCGCGGGCTGCAAGACCGTCCTCGACATCGCCCCCGCCTACCTCTCGCCGCTTTCGGCAGAGGAACTTCGGGCGAAGCTCTTGTGA
- a CDS encoding biotin transporter BioY, producing MKVREIVLCALFIALVAVGAFIRIPVGTDVYTLQFLFTLLAGVLLGARLGAVAVGVYVLMGLVGIPVFASGGGPSYVLQPTFGYLVGFICQAYLTGALVRGGEPTFGRVLGACLAGMAVVYLFGISYFYIASNYIVDAPITLWLALWYCGILQVVPDFLLCLAAAFIGIRCRKAGLWL from the coding sequence ATGAAAGTGAGAGAAATCGTTCTCTGTGCGCTCTTCATCGCGCTCGTTGCCGTCGGAGCCTTTATCCGCATCCCCGTCGGCACGGATGTCTACACGCTGCAGTTCCTCTTCACGCTCTTGGCGGGCGTCCTGCTCGGGGCGCGGCTCGGGGCTGTGGCGGTCGGCGTCTATGTGCTCATGGGGCTCGTCGGCATCCCCGTCTTTGCGTCGGGTGGCGGGCCGAGCTACGTCCTGCAGCCGACCTTCGGCTATCTCGTCGGCTTCATCTGTCAGGCGTATCTCACGGGGGCGCTCGTGCGCGGCGGCGAGCCGACCTTCGGGCGCGTGCTCGGCGCGTGCCTCGCGGGCATGGCGGTCGTCTATCTGTTCGGCATTTCCTATTTCTACATCGCGTCGAACTACATCGTCGACGCGCCCATCACGCTGTGGCTCGCGCTCTGGTACTGCGGCATTTTGCAGGTCGTGCCGGACTTTCTGCTGTGCCTCGCCGCCGCTTTCATCGGCATTCGCTGCCGCAAGGCGGGACTTTGGCTCTGA
- a CDS encoding DeoR/GlpR family DNA-binding transcription regulator codes for MFLVERHDAILDILARDGKVRVKDLSDRFHVTEDCIRKDLGALEKQGRLKRTYGGAVIRRENPHTVEVSKHRNIDVEAKRRIARAAMHLIHEHDMVFLDISTSNLAIAELLVHDERELTVVTNMIDILSILAQNPKIRVVFVGGVINKSRDGFWGGMTLDLISRLKPDIAFVGAVGVDVKENSVSTYDIEDGINKAAIIRVSKRAYVVAEARKLSSDGNYNYVTLDTLSGLITDSRPAADICQAAEDYGVDIILPQID; via the coding sequence ATGTTTCTTGTAGAACGCCATGATGCCATTCTTGACATCCTTGCACGCGACGGCAAGGTGCGCGTCAAGGATCTCAGTGACCGTTTTCATGTGACGGAGGACTGCATACGCAAGGACCTCGGTGCGCTCGAAAAACAGGGGCGGCTCAAGCGCACTTACGGCGGCGCCGTCATCCGACGCGAGAATCCCCACACCGTCGAGGTCAGCAAGCACCGCAACATCGATGTCGAGGCCAAGCGCCGCATCGCGCGCGCCGCCATGCACCTCATCCATGAGCATGACATGGTCTTTCTCGACATCTCGACGAGCAACCTCGCGATCGCCGAGCTTCTCGTGCACGATGAGCGTGAGCTGACCGTCGTCACGAACATGATCGACATCCTCTCCATCCTCGCCCAGAACCCGAAGATCCGCGTCGTCTTCGTCGGCGGCGTCATCAACAAGAGCCGCGACGGTTTCTGGGGCGGCATGACGCTCGACCTCATCTCACGCCTGAAGCCCGACATCGCCTTCGTCGGTGCCGTCGGTGTCGACGTCAAAGAAAACAGCGTATCGACCTACGACATCGAGGACGGCATCAACAAGGCGGCAATCATCCGCGTCTCCAAGCGCGCCTACGTCGTCGCCGAAGCGAGAAAGCTCAGCTCGGACGGCAACTACAACTATGTGACGCTCGACACGCTCTCGGGGCTCATCACCGACTCGCGCCCAGCCGCCGATATATGCCAGGCGGCAGAGGACTACGGCGTGGACATCATCCTGCCGCAAATCGACTGA
- the bioA gene encoding adenosylmethionine--8-amino-7-oxononanoate transaminase — MPTIEERDLRHIWHPCAQMKDYEELLPMVIDHAKGAWLYDVHGKAYLDIVSSWWANLLGHANEKINARIKAQLDRLEHVIFANFSHRPAIELAERLAALVPAGLTKFHFNDNGSSAVEAALKMAFQYCQQTGRTKKTRFLCLSEGYHGETIGALSVGSMDLFAEMYKPMMMDNIHVEAPDCYRCPFQKTRETCSCECFSYAEKAFSEHAEECAAMIVEPLLQGSAGMRIYPELYLKKLRALCDEHDVLLIADEIATGFGRTGRLFATERAGITPDIMCLSKGLTGGYMPMSITVVKEKIYDAFYADWSEGKAFMHSHTYAGNPLGCAAALAVLDILDEENVLERAEETALWLTARMEEVFGAHRNVGEIRHIGLIHAAELVEDKREKRPFDASRRLGYAIYRAALRSGLLLRPLGDVLYFNPPLNIEKEELDTAICRMKQAMDEVLEA; from the coding sequence ATGCCAACGATTGAAGAACGCGACCTTCGCCATATCTGGCATCCGTGCGCCCAGATGAAGGACTACGAGGAGCTCCTGCCCATGGTCATCGACCATGCGAAGGGCGCATGGCTCTACGATGTGCACGGCAAGGCTTATCTCGACATCGTTAGCTCGTGGTGGGCGAACCTCTTGGGGCACGCGAACGAGAAGATCAATGCGCGCATCAAGGCACAGCTCGACCGCCTGGAGCACGTCATCTTTGCGAACTTCTCGCACCGTCCTGCCATCGAGCTGGCGGAGCGCCTTGCTGCGCTCGTGCCCGCCGGGCTCACGAAGTTCCACTTCAACGACAACGGCTCGTCCGCCGTCGAAGCGGCGCTCAAGATGGCGTTTCAATACTGCCAGCAGACGGGACGCACGAAGAAGACGCGCTTCCTATGCCTTTCCGAGGGCTACCACGGCGAGACGATCGGTGCGCTCTCCGTCGGTTCGATGGATCTCTTCGCCGAGATGTACAAGCCCATGATGATGGACAACATCCACGTCGAAGCGCCCGACTGCTACCGATGTCCTTTTCAAAAGACGCGCGAGACGTGCTCCTGCGAGTGCTTTTCCTATGCGGAAAAGGCGTTTTCCGAGCATGCCGAAGAGTGTGCGGCGATGATCGTCGAGCCGCTTCTGCAGGGCAGCGCGGGCATGCGAATCTACCCGGAGCTTTATCTCAAGAAACTGCGTGCGCTCTGCGACGAGCATGACGTGCTCCTCATTGCCGATGAGATCGCGACGGGCTTCGGCCGGACGGGCAGGCTATTCGCGACGGAGCGTGCGGGCATCACGCCCGACATCATGTGCCTTTCCAAGGGATTGACGGGCGGCTACATGCCGATGTCCATCACCGTCGTCAAAGAGAAGATCTACGACGCCTTCTACGCGGACTGGAGCGAAGGGAAGGCGTTCATGCACAGCCACACCTACGCGGGCAATCCGCTCGGCTGCGCGGCGGCACTCGCCGTGCTCGACATCCTCGACGAGGAAAACGTCCTGGAGAGAGCGGAAGAGACAGCTCTTTGGCTGACCGCACGCATGGAGGAAGTCTTCGGTGCGCACCGAAATGTCGGCGAGATCCGTCATATCGGCCTGATCCATGCCGCAGAGCTCGTCGAGGACAAGCGGGAGAAGCGCCCGTTCGACGCGAGCCGCCGCCTCGGCTATGCCATCTACCGGGCGGCGCTTCGCAGCGGACTCCTGCTGCGCCCTCTAGGCGACGTACTCTACTTCAACCCGCCGCTCAACATCGAGAAGGAAGAACTCGATACCGCGATCTGCCGCATGAAACAGGCGATGGACGAGGTCTTGGAAGCGTAG
- a CDS encoding PTS sugar transporter subunit IIA, which translates to MFAIIVGTHGRLAEELLSSVEMIFGEVQNTAAVTFLPGEGPADITAKYEAVLEKLDTSGGVLFLVDIFGGTPYNAACRIVINNEQYGIVTGVSMPMLVDMANTQAMDEGTDIRTLMEKAASVGQKGIRLFHASAVNS; encoded by the coding sequence ATGTTTGCAATCATCGTTGGCACGCACGGCCGGCTGGCCGAAGAGCTGCTCTCTTCCGTCGAGATGATCTTCGGCGAGGTGCAGAACACGGCGGCGGTCACGTTTCTGCCGGGCGAAGGGCCGGCCGACATCACGGCGAAGTACGAAGCCGTCTTGGAAAAGCTCGATACGTCGGGCGGCGTGCTCTTCCTCGTCGACATCTTCGGCGGCACGCCATACAATGCCGCCTGCCGCATCGTCATCAACAACGAGCAGTACGGCATCGTCACGGGCGTGAGTATGCCGATGCTCGTCGACATGGCGAACACGCAGGCGATGGACGAGGGGACGGACATTCGTACGCTGATGGAGAAGGCAGCGAGCGTGGGGCAGAAGGGCATCCGGCTCTTCCACGCGAGTGCAGTCAACAGCTGA